One genomic window of Hymenobacter sp. J193 includes the following:
- a CDS encoding FKBP-type peptidyl-prolyl cis-trans isomerase, with protein sequence MFDSSYQRGQPATFGVNQVIAGWTESNS encoded by the coding sequence GTGTTCGACTCCTCGTATCAGCGTGGGCAGCCGGCCACGTTCGGCGTGAACCAGGTAATTGCGGGCTGGACCGAAAGCAACAGCTGA